In Rheinheimera sp. MM224, one DNA window encodes the following:
- a CDS encoding DUF4212 domain-containing protein: protein MAFQTNELAKAYWRENISLMLKLLAVWFAVSFAAGILFVDQLNMVQFFGFKLGFWFAQQGSIYTFVLLIFIYVIKMNALDRKYDVHED from the coding sequence ATGGCATTTCAAACAAATGAATTAGCCAAAGCCTACTGGCGGGAGAATATCTCGCTGATGCTCAAACTGCTGGCGGTCTGGTTTGCAGTATCCTTCGCAGCTGGGATTTTATTTGTAGACCAACTGAATATGGTGCAGTTTTTTGGCTTTAAGCTCGGATTCTGGTTCGCGCAGCAAGGCTCTATCTACACCTTCGTTCTGCTGATCTTTATTTACGTTATCAAGATGAATGCACTTGATCGTAAATACGACGTCCACGAAGATTAA
- a CDS encoding sodium:solute symporter family protein: MDLQTLTYIIVGATFALYIGIAIWARAGSTQEFYVAGGGVSPLANGMATAADWMSAASFISMAGLISFMGYDGSVYLMGWTGGYVLLALCLAPYLRKFGKFTVPDFIGDRYYSQTARTVAVICAILISFTYVAGQMRGVGVVFSRFLEVDITTGVIIGMAVVFFYAVLGGMKGITYTQVAQYCVLIFAYMVPAVFISIMITGHVFPQTGLGATLMDGSGMHLLERLDGLSAELGFAAYTEGTKSTADVFAITAALMVGTAGLPHVIVRFFTVPRVKDARISAGWALIFISILYTTAPAIGAFARYNMIDTINGPDAQGTLVAEAPTWIKNWEKTGLIKHEDKNGDGRMFYSGDERNEMTIDRDIMVLANPEIAQLPDWVIALVAAGGIAAALSTAAGLLLVISTSISHDLLKRNLMPKITDKQELLAARLAAAVAIIVAGYLGINPPGFVAEVVAFAFGLAAASFFPAIILGIFYKKMNKEGAIAGMLAGVVFTVGYILYFKGIFITPFAENKPENWLFGISPEGIGAVGMLVNFVVAYAVSKFTKEVPQEVQDIVEQIRFPKGAGEAQSH; encoded by the coding sequence ATGGATTTACAGACGTTAACCTACATTATTGTCGGTGCAACCTTTGCGTTGTACATCGGCATAGCCATTTGGGCCCGTGCTGGTTCAACACAAGAGTTCTACGTAGCTGGTGGCGGTGTATCGCCTTTAGCGAACGGTATGGCTACTGCTGCTGACTGGATGTCTGCCGCGTCATTTATTTCAATGGCCGGTTTAATTTCTTTTATGGGTTACGACGGTTCAGTTTATCTGATGGGCTGGACAGGCGGTTATGTGCTGCTGGCGTTATGTTTAGCCCCCTACCTGCGTAAGTTTGGTAAGTTTACTGTGCCAGACTTTATCGGGGATCGTTACTACTCCCAAACTGCACGTACCGTTGCGGTCATTTGCGCCATTTTAATCTCCTTCACTTATGTGGCAGGCCAGATGCGTGGTGTAGGTGTGGTGTTCTCTCGTTTCCTTGAAGTGGATATCACAACCGGCGTGATCATAGGTATGGCTGTGGTATTTTTCTACGCTGTATTAGGTGGTATGAAAGGTATTACCTACACTCAGGTGGCTCAATACTGCGTGTTGATTTTTGCTTATATGGTTCCGGCTGTCTTTATCTCTATCATGATCACTGGCCATGTGTTCCCGCAAACGGGTTTAGGCGCGACTTTGATGGATGGCTCAGGCATGCACTTGCTTGAACGACTGGACGGTCTCTCGGCTGAATTGGGTTTTGCAGCATACACAGAAGGAACTAAATCCACTGCTGACGTCTTTGCTATTACCGCCGCCTTAATGGTGGGTACAGCTGGCTTACCTCATGTTATTGTTCGTTTCTTCACTGTACCACGCGTAAAAGATGCCCGTATTTCAGCGGGTTGGGCTTTGATTTTTATCAGCATTTTGTACACAACTGCTCCAGCTATTGGTGCTTTTGCCCGCTACAACATGATTGACACCATCAATGGTCCGGACGCTCAGGGTACGTTAGTGGCAGAAGCTCCAACCTGGATTAAAAACTGGGAAAAAACCGGTTTGATTAAACACGAAGATAAAAACGGTGATGGTCGCATGTTCTACTCAGGTGATGAGCGCAACGAAATGACCATTGACCGTGACATCATGGTGTTAGCAAACCCGGAAATTGCTCAGTTACCAGATTGGGTCATTGCTTTGGTAGCAGCTGGAGGTATTGCCGCAGCTTTATCCACAGCAGCTGGCTTGTTGTTAGTGATCTCAACGTCGATTTCGCACGATTTACTTAAACGAAATCTGATGCCCAAAATTACTGATAAACAGGAATTGCTTGCTGCACGATTGGCAGCGGCAGTGGCCATCATAGTGGCGGGTTACTTAGGTATTAACCCACCAGGCTTTGTTGCGGAGGTGGTGGCTTTCGCCTTCGGCTTAGCAGCGGCGAGTTTCTTCCCTGCCATTATTCTTGGTATTTTCTACAAGAAAATGAATAAGGAAGGTGCTATCGCCGGTATGTTAGCTGGCGTGGTATTCACTGTGGGCTATATCCTGTACTTCAAGGGTATTTTTATCACCCCATTTGCTGAAAACAAACCTGAAAACTGGCTGTTTGGTATATCTCCTGAAGGCATTGGTGCTGTAGGTATGTTGGTCAACTTCGTAGTGGCCTACGCCGTCAGCAAATTCACTAAAGAAGTGCCGCAGGAAGTACAGGATATTGTTGAACAAATCCGCTTTCCTAAAGGCGCAGGTGAAGCTCAGTCTCACTAA